From a region of the Salvelinus alpinus chromosome 2, SLU_Salpinus.1, whole genome shotgun sequence genome:
- the LOC139567995 gene encoding putative nuclease HARBI1, which translates to MSSSPSLATEDSVTSKRSSIGLQMVCNADCVISNVVAKWPGSVHDSRIFRASEIYQCLSQGEFSGVLLGDRGYGCQPFLLTPFTDPQEAQQAYNHAHARTRARVEMTFGLLKARFHCLHKLRVSPVRACDITVACAVLHNVACLRKERAPRVPPAMDWDNPAIFPDDDSGRLLRDQYVLNYFS; encoded by the exons atgtcttcatctccttccctggccacagaagactctgtgacatcaaagaggagttctataggattgcag atggtctgcaatgctgactgtgtgatcagcaatgttgtggcaaaatggcctggctcagtccatgactccagaatctttcgggcctctgaaatctatcagtgcctatcacaag gtgaattctctggtgtgttgctgggagacagggggtatggctgccagccttttctcctgacacctttcacagacccccaggaagcacagcaggcctacaaccatgcccatgccaggaccagggccagagttgaaatgacctttggcctcctgaaggcacgctttcactgccttcacaaattaagggtcagccctgttagggcatgtgatattactgtggcttgtgctgtcctccacaatgtggcctgcctgaggaaggagagggcccccagagtgccaccagccatggactgggacaatccggcaatcttccctgatgacgacagtggtcggctgctgagggaccaatatgtgttgaattattttagttag
- the LOC139545168 gene encoding B-cell receptor CD22-like codes for MALRTAGSVLVVFLWSVAVVLGQDGWRVKYPTQSICALKGSTVELSCSYTYPSGYTVTTTFWFTKIVNLRDDPDYKGRVTYRSVMMNGHTLKITDLRESDSAEYKFKFITDQTGGKYTGDPGVTLSVTDLQVKVTTTWWSTTLTCSTTCTLTDNPTYIWYRNSKIVQEFSSPSYTFYLKTEDSFYCAVKGINSPAVSVGGHSYFHVTYTHQRICTLKGSSVDMPCSYTFPSGHTVSETKWYTKEKLDEAPQILNPGYGGRVEYLGNMQSDSTLRITDLREEDSAEYKFRFRTDQTTWEPTFPGTTLTVTGLQVKVTTATVTEGQKVTLTCHTTCTLTDNPNPTYIWYKNGHVTNQSNSLFLNPVSSEDAGSYSCAVEGHEDIHSAEVTLTVSYGPKNTSVSVSPSGEIVEGSSVTLTCSSDAYPPVNKYTWYKKNVTSPKASGQSYSITNIISEDRGEYYCEAQNGRGSMNSTALMIVVAGHPQQEVMPQQTHSVHPDPNSDTYTALNMKTRSPEYDTLANVRDSPTVTIPQIDAEASDYEN; via the exons atggccttgagaacagcaggaagtgtgttggtggtctttctctggtctgtAGCAG TGGTACTGGGTCAGGATGGCTGGAGAGTGAAATACCCCACTCAGAGTATCTGTGccttgaaggggtcaacagtggagCTGTCCTGCTCTTACACATATCCCAGTGGTTATACAGTCACAACAACCTTCTGGTTCACTAAAATTGTAAATCTGAGAGACGACCCAGACTACAAAGGTCGTGTGACGTACCGTAGCGTTATGATGAATGGCCACACCCTGAaaatcacagacctgagagagagtgaCTCAGCTGAGTACAAGTTCAAAtttataacagatcagactggaGGGAAGTATACTGGTGATCCTGGAGTCACCTtgtctgttacag ACCTGCAGGTGAAGGTGACCACTACATGGTGGTCAAcgacactgacctgtagcaccacctgtactctgactgacaaccccacctacatctggtacaggAACAGTAAGATTGTACAAGAGTTCTCCTCCCCCTCATACACATTCTACTTGAAAACTGAAGACAGCTTCTACTGTGCTGTAAAAGGCATCAattctcctgcagtgt CTGTTGGGGGTCACAGTTATTTCCACGTGACTTACACCCATCAGAGGATCTGTACCTTGAAGGGGTCATCAGTGGACATGCCCTGCTCTTATACATTTCCCAGTGGTCATACAGTCTCTGAAACAAAATGGTACACAAAAGAAAAACTTGATGAGGCGCCTCAAATCCTGAACCCGGGGTATGGAGGTCGTGTGGAGTACCTTGGAAATATGCAGAGTGACTccaccctgagaatcacagacctgagagaggaggattcagCTGAGTATAAGTTTAGATTCAGAACAGATCAGACAACCTGGGAGCCCACCTTCCCTGGAACAACTCTGACTGTCACAG GTCTGCAGGTGAAGGTGACTACTGCCACTGTGACAGAGGGACAGAAGGTGACACTGACCTGTcacaccacctgtactctgactgacaaccccaaccccacctacatctggtacaagaatgGACATGTAACCAACCAATCTAACAGTCTGTTCCTAAACCCAGTCAGCAGTGAGGATGCAGGCAGCTACTCCTGTGCTGTAGAAGGCCATGAGGATATCCACTCTGCTGAAGTGACTCTCACTGTCTCAT ATGGCCCAaagaacacctcagtgtcagtcagtccctctggtgaaatagtggagggcagttcagtgactctgacctgcagcagtgatgcctaCCCACCTGTGaacaaatacacctggtacaagaagaaCGTAACCTCACCAAAAGCATCAGGACAGAGTTACAGCATCACTAACATCAtctctgaggacagaggagaatacTACTGTGAGGCCCAGAATGGAAGAGGATCTATGAACTCTACAGCTCTGATGATTGTTGTAGCAG GACATCCACAGCAGGAAGTGATGCCACAACAGACACACAG tgtcCATCCTGATCCTAACAGTGACACGTACACAGCTCTGAACATGAAGACCAGGTCACCAGAGTATGACACCCTGGCA AATGTGAGGGACTCCCCCACTGTCACAATCCCTCAGATAGATGCTGAGGCCTCCGATTATGAGAACTGA